The proteins below are encoded in one region of Deinococcus fonticola:
- a CDS encoding tetratricopeptide repeat protein, with protein MKFNRFSTLPLTVLAALAVAQAQTSAPSTPAAPATPVTAPSTPAPKIPVSNYLVSGNIYYAQGKFDQAYVAFRAAAELDPRNATALLGLGRSQMKLRLYKPAIETLRSLIKADPSGISGFLALARAYEEEFITSSDRAATAKNLDTALGVMQDAEAVANAGAAKDKNDNLSKVAFERGNIYKLKGDGAKAIQNYKQASTLAPENSLVLYSLGDMYAATGDLPQAITTLQQAVIIDPGDAYNRAYYAKLLALNGNTTAAKPEAAQAARLAPANAYAVGQYGVVSYLAKDSATARTQLTQAVRLEALRYPEFYYYLGRIALDENSLQAARENLTKAAALGSNTPEYVYYLGLSFERGSGLIAPDKTKARENYQKALNLNPNYQLAKDALKRVQ; from the coding sequence GTGAAATTCAACCGCTTTTCAACCCTGCCGCTGACGGTGCTCGCGGCGCTCGCCGTGGCCCAGGCGCAAACCAGTGCCCCCAGCACGCCCGCTGCTCCTGCCACCCCGGTGACCGCTCCCTCCACGCCAGCCCCCAAAATTCCGGTATCGAATTACCTGGTGTCGGGCAACATTTACTACGCGCAGGGAAAATTCGATCAGGCTTACGTGGCCTTCCGCGCCGCCGCAGAACTCGATCCGCGCAACGCGACGGCCCTGCTGGGCCTGGGCCGTTCTCAGATGAAGTTGCGGCTCTACAAGCCCGCCATCGAGACGCTGCGCAGCCTGATCAAGGCCGACCCAAGCGGCATCAGCGGCTTTCTGGCGCTGGCCCGCGCTTACGAGGAAGAGTTCATCACCAGTTCCGACCGGGCGGCCACCGCCAAAAACCTGGATACGGCGCTGGGGGTCATGCAGGACGCCGAAGCCGTGGCGAACGCCGGCGCGGCCAAGGACAAAAACGACAACCTGAGTAAAGTGGCCTTCGAGCGGGGCAACATCTACAAACTCAAGGGTGACGGAGCAAAAGCCATCCAGAACTACAAGCAGGCCAGCACCCTGGCCCCCGAGAACAGCCTGGTGCTGTACAGCCTGGGCGACATGTACGCCGCCACCGGTGACCTGCCGCAGGCCATCACGACCCTGCAGCAGGCCGTCATCATCGATCCCGGTGACGCCTACAACCGCGCCTACTACGCCAAACTGCTGGCCCTGAACGGCAACACCACCGCCGCGAAACCCGAGGCCGCGCAGGCCGCCCGCCTCGCCCCTGCCAACGCCTACGCCGTCGGGCAGTACGGCGTGGTCAGTTACCTTGCCAAAGACAGCGCCACTGCCAGAACACAACTGACCCAGGCCGTGAGGCTCGAAGCCCTGCGTTACCCGGAGTTCTACTACTACCTGGGCCGCATTGCGCTGGACGAGAACAGCCTGCAGGCCGCCCGCGAGAACCTCACGAAAGCCGCCGCACTGGGCAGCAACACCCCCGAGTACGTGTACTACCTGGGGCTCAGCTTCGAGCGCGGCTCCGGCCTGATCGCCCCCGACAAGACCAAGGCGCGAGAGAATTACCAGAAGGCCCTGAACCTGAATCCCAACTACCAGCTGGCCAAAGACGCCCTCAAGCGCGTGCAGTAA
- the sodA gene encoding superoxide dismutase [Mn]: protein MAYTLPPLPYAYDALAPHIDQRTMEIHHTKHHQTYIDNANKALEGTEWADLPVEELLQKLDSVPTDKKMVLRNNAGGHANHSLFWQVMGPGQGDNNQPSGELMDAINSAFGSFDAFKEKFEDAAKTRFGSGWAWLVVKGGQVAVVSTANQDNPLMGEGVAGVSGTPILGVDVWEHAYYLNYQNKRPDYLKAFWNVVNWDEVSKRYAAAK, encoded by the coding sequence ATGGCTTACACCCTGCCCCCCCTGCCCTACGCTTACGACGCCCTGGCCCCCCACATCGACCAGCGCACCATGGAGATTCACCACACCAAGCACCACCAGACCTACATCGACAACGCCAACAAGGCGCTGGAAGGCACCGAGTGGGCTGACCTGCCCGTCGAGGAACTGCTGCAGAAGCTGGACAGCGTGCCCACCGACAAGAAAATGGTTCTGCGCAACAACGCGGGTGGTCACGCCAACCACAGCCTGTTCTGGCAGGTCATGGGGCCAGGGCAGGGCGACAACAACCAACCCAGCGGCGAACTGATGGACGCCATCAACAGTGCCTTCGGTTCCTTCGACGCCTTCAAGGAGAAGTTCGAGGACGCCGCCAAGACCCGTTTCGGCTCGGGCTGGGCCTGGCTGGTCGTGAAAGGCGGCCAGGTGGCCGTGGTCAGCACCGCCAACCAGGACAATCCCCTGATGGGCGAGGGCGTGGCCGGCGTCAGCGGCACCCCCATCCTGGGCGTGGACGTGTGGGAGCACGCCTACTACCTGAACTACCAGAACAAGCGCCCCGATTACCTGAAGGCCTTCTGGAACGTCGTGAACTGGGACGAAGTCAGCAAGCGCTACGCCGCTGCGAAGTAA
- a CDS encoding tripartite tricarboxylate transporter permease: MDALTSLFAGFETALHPMNLLYALIGVTLGTLVGVLPGIGPALTVALLLPVTAKLPPVSAFIMFAGIYYGGMFGGSTTSILLNTPGESASIITALEGNKMARRGRAAAALATAAIGSFIAGTIGTMLLTFFAPAIANIAVQIPPSAKFAMIMLAFVTISATFGNSPLRGLLSLFFGLSIGLIGTDLQSGQARFTLGFPELLDGIDFVTVVIGLFAIGETLYVASRYRKTQDVIKLEGGATMKRDDWRRSWGPWLRGTALGFPFGALPAGGAEIPTFLSYTLEKRLSKHPEEFGKGAIEGVAGPEAANNASAAGVLVPLLTLGLPTSATAAILLAAFQQYGLQPGPLLFMTNGDLVWGLIASLYIGNVMLLLLNLPLAGVWARLLLIPRPYLYAGILVFSTVGVYSLNNSVFDLVLLAIFGVIGYGMRRFDFPVTPAIIGVVLGPTAESFFRTALQQSNGDFSIFVRQPLTAFILFIVLLALVVPAILRLRARRAQPPIPPHTDAIMFDKE, encoded by the coding sequence ATGGACGCCCTCACCTCCCTGTTTGCCGGGTTCGAAACGGCCCTGCACCCCATGAACCTCCTGTATGCCCTGATCGGCGTGACCCTGGGCACCCTGGTGGGCGTGCTGCCCGGCATCGGCCCGGCCCTCACGGTGGCACTGCTGCTGCCCGTCACGGCTAAGTTGCCGCCTGTCAGTGCCTTTATCATGTTCGCCGGGATTTATTACGGCGGGATGTTTGGCGGGTCGACCACCAGCATCCTGCTGAATACGCCGGGCGAGTCCGCCAGCATCATCACCGCGCTGGAAGGCAACAAGATGGCCCGGCGCGGGCGCGCCGCCGCCGCGCTGGCCACCGCCGCCATCGGTTCGTTCATCGCGGGCACCATCGGCACCATGCTGCTCACTTTCTTTGCCCCGGCCATCGCCAACATCGCGGTGCAGATTCCGCCCAGCGCCAAGTTCGCCATGATCATGCTGGCCTTCGTGACCATCAGTGCCACCTTCGGCAATAGCCCCCTGCGCGGGCTGCTGAGCCTGTTTTTCGGCCTGTCCATCGGCCTGATCGGCACGGACCTGCAAAGCGGACAGGCCCGCTTCACGCTGGGATTCCCGGAACTGCTCGACGGCATCGACTTCGTGACCGTCGTGATCGGCCTGTTCGCCATCGGGGAGACGCTGTACGTCGCCAGCCGCTACCGCAAGACGCAGGACGTGATCAAGCTCGAAGGCGGCGCGACCATGAAACGCGACGACTGGCGCAGAAGCTGGGGGCCGTGGCTGCGCGGCACCGCCCTGGGCTTCCCCTTCGGGGCGCTCCCTGCGGGCGGCGCGGAGATTCCCACCTTCCTCAGTTACACCCTGGAAAAGCGTCTCAGCAAACACCCCGAGGAATTCGGCAAGGGAGCCATTGAGGGTGTGGCCGGGCCGGAAGCCGCCAACAACGCTTCTGCCGCAGGGGTGCTGGTGCCGCTCCTCACCCTGGGGCTGCCCACCAGTGCCACCGCCGCCATCCTGCTGGCCGCCTTCCAGCAGTACGGCCTGCAACCTGGCCCGCTGCTGTTCATGACCAACGGCGACCTGGTGTGGGGCCTCATTGCCAGCCTGTACATCGGCAACGTCATGCTGCTGCTGCTGAACCTGCCGCTGGCGGGCGTGTGGGCCAGACTGCTGCTGATTCCGCGCCCCTACCTGTACGCTGGCATTCTGGTGTTCAGCACGGTGGGCGTGTACAGCCTCAACAACAGCGTGTTCGACCTGGTGCTGCTGGCGATCTTCGGCGTCATCGGGTACGGCATGCGCCGCTTCGACTTCCCGGTCACGCCCGCCATCATCGGCGTGGTGCTGGGGCCGACCGCCGAAAGTTTCTTCCGCACCGCCCTGCAACAGAGCAACGGTGACTTCAGCATCTTCGTCAGGCAGCCCCTGACCGCGTTCATCCTGTTCATCGTGCTGCTGGCCCTGGTCGTTCCGGCCATCCTGCGCCTGCGCGCCAGGCGCGCCCAGCCCCCCATTCCGCCCCACACCGACGCCATCATGTTTGACAAGGAATGA
- a CDS encoding tripartite tricarboxylate transporter TctB family protein produces the protein MTQSPSAPPVTPARPGISPADLAVAIGITLVGVLLLLGTLKIPFGINAVVGPRVFPLIVSIGTMALGGLLTLNALRGDRAEPGLEEDTDPDAPINHVNPAVIMVGFLIGSFLLPSLGFVIGTAVMYFSVAYAFSERRYGLMVGVALIVALITYVLFTRGLGLTLPPGILKGIL, from the coding sequence ATGACTCAATCCCCGTCCGCCCCACCCGTCACGCCAGCGCGGCCCGGCATCAGCCCGGCTGACCTGGCGGTCGCCATAGGCATCACCCTGGTGGGCGTGCTGCTGCTGCTCGGCACGTTAAAAATCCCCTTCGGGATCAACGCGGTGGTTGGCCCGCGCGTGTTTCCGCTGATCGTCAGCATCGGCACCATGGCGCTGGGCGGCCTGCTGACCCTGAATGCCCTGCGCGGTGACCGGGCCGAACCGGGCCTGGAAGAAGACACGGATCCGGACGCGCCCATCAACCACGTGAACCCGGCCGTCATCATGGTGGGGTTTCTGATCGGGTCGTTTCTACTGCCGTCGCTGGGTTTCGTGATCGGCACGGCGGTTATGTACTTCAGCGTGGCTTACGCCTTCAGTGAGCGGCGCTACGGCCTGATGGTCGGCGTGGCGCTGATCGTGGCCCTCATCACCTACGTGCTGTTCACCAGAGGCCTGGGCCTGACCTTGCCGCCGGGCATCCTGAAGGGAATTCTCTGA
- a CDS encoding Bug family tripartite tricarboxylate transporter substrate binding protein, with amino-acid sequence MNKAALLAALTLTALAPSAAQAQSLNNLRIMAPASPGGGWDQTSRALQTALQTTGIAKPVQVFNVPGAGGTIGLAQLANAKGDGSQLMTMGLVMVGAIITNGSKVDLSKTTPIARLTGEYEVLVVPAGSPYKNMKDFAAAWKANNGLAIAGGSAGGTDHMLVGLLAKAAGIDPRKMNYVPFSGGGETLAAVLGNQVAGAVAGYGEFEAQVKAGKLRVIGISSPKRQAGIDAPTFREQGYKVELSNWRGIVAAPGIKAADRAKLVEALDRMHESKEWQDTLKTRGWTDLYLSGPKYSLFLKTEAARAKGILQEIGLAK; translated from the coding sequence ATGAACAAAGCCGCCCTTCTGGCCGCCCTGACCCTGACCGCCCTGGCCCCCAGCGCCGCACAGGCGCAAAGCCTCAACAACCTGCGCATCATGGCCCCCGCCAGCCCCGGCGGCGGCTGGGACCAGACCAGCCGCGCCCTCCAGACCGCCCTGCAAACCACCGGCATCGCCAAACCCGTGCAGGTGTTCAACGTTCCCGGCGCGGGCGGCACCATCGGCCTGGCGCAACTGGCGAACGCCAAAGGCGACGGCTCGCAACTCATGACCATGGGCCTGGTGATGGTGGGCGCCATCATTACCAACGGCAGCAAAGTCGATCTCAGCAAAACCACGCCCATCGCCCGCCTCACCGGCGAGTACGAGGTGCTGGTGGTGCCTGCGGGCAGCCCCTACAAGAACATGAAGGACTTCGCCGCCGCCTGGAAGGCCAACAACGGCCTGGCCATCGCCGGGGGCAGCGCCGGCGGCACCGATCACATGCTGGTGGGCCTGCTGGCCAAGGCTGCCGGCATCGACCCCAGGAAAATGAACTATGTCCCCTTCAGCGGGGGCGGTGAAACCCTCGCCGCCGTGCTGGGCAACCAGGTGGCCGGAGCCGTCGCCGGATACGGCGAATTCGAGGCGCAGGTGAAGGCCGGGAAACTCCGCGTCATCGGCATCAGCTCCCCCAAACGCCAGGCCGGCATCGACGCCCCCACCTTCCGCGAACAGGGGTACAAAGTCGAACTGTCCAACTGGCGCGGCATCGTCGCCGCCCCCGGCATCAAGGCCGCCGACAGGGCCAAACTGGTCGAAGCCCTCGACAGGATGCACGAAAGCAAGGAGTGGCAGGACACCCTGAAAACCCGCGGCTGGACTGACCTGTACCTCAGCGGCCCCAAATACTCACTGTTCCTGAAGACCGAAGCCGCCCGCGCCAAGGGCATCCTCCAGGAAATCGGCCTCGCCAAGTAA
- a CDS encoding transposase, protein MVAALILSRRATPSAWLPYLPAGRYAQSIERQIVRWLDNKHINATDIYGPAVMKALRHWGPHVLKLALDTSMLFNTYCMIRISILFRGRAVPLVTRVIKHASAQVSTEQLTPIIAQARGILAAAGIDNVRFLADRGFCDVELMDLLSQCGWNYIIRIKSSLLLCAANGQRLCKVGEVALQVGEAKCFHNMRLTGQKYGPVHLALARPAHGQDTWQVVSNEPTSLETLEVYGERFGIEEGFLDDKSGLFQLEESMLRDEGKLERLCLILSLATLFLVSEGDACVAQGHRRLVDPHWERGISFLKIGMNRIKQALSWGEQVLKQVALIGGPDPAPLGHRKQKNPDPFDCFNCVWVLISAPPS, encoded by the coding sequence ATGGTTGCCGCACTCATTCTCTCTCGGCGAGCCACGCCATCAGCGTGGCTTCCTTATTTGCCTGCTGGGCGATATGCCCAGAGCATAGAACGGCAGATTGTGCGCTGGCTCGATAACAAACACATCAATGCGACCGACATCTACGGCCCAGCCGTCATGAAGGCTTTACGCCACTGGGGGCCACACGTCCTCAAATTGGCCTTGGACACCAGCATGCTGTTCAACACGTACTGCATGATCCGCATCTCCATTTTGTTCCGTGGACGAGCGGTTCCGCTCGTCACCCGAGTCATCAAGCATGCCAGCGCACAGGTCAGCACCGAACAATTGACGCCGATCATTGCCCAGGCCAGGGGAATCCTTGCGGCGGCAGGCATCGACAACGTGAGGTTCCTGGCTGATCGAGGCTTTTGTGATGTCGAGTTGATGGATTTACTGTCTCAGTGCGGATGGAACTATATCATTCGCATCAAATCCAGCCTGCTGCTGTGTGCAGCAAACGGGCAGAGGCTGTGTAAAGTGGGTGAGGTCGCTCTTCAAGTTGGCGAAGCGAAGTGCTTCCATAACATGCGACTGACAGGCCAAAAATATGGCCCAGTACATCTGGCGCTTGCTCGTCCCGCTCATGGGCAGGACACCTGGCAAGTCGTGAGCAATGAGCCGACCAGTCTGGAAACCTTGGAAGTCTACGGTGAACGCTTTGGTATCGAAGAAGGCTTCCTGGACGATAAAAGTGGACTCTTCCAGTTGGAAGAGTCCATGTTGCGCGATGAAGGAAAATTGGAGAGATTGTGTCTGATTCTTTCGTTGGCAACGCTCTTTCTCGTATCTGAAGGTGATGCCTGTGTCGCACAAGGCCACCGGAGACTCGTTGATCCGCACTGGGAGCGCGGTATCAGTTTCCTCAAAATCGGTATGAATCGCATCAAACAGGCACTGTCTTGGGGTGAACAGGTGTTGAAGCAGGTCGCACTGATCGGTGGGCCTGATCCCGCCCCGCTCGGTCATCGGAAGCAAAAGAATCCTGACCCTTTTGACTGCTTTAACTGTGTGTGGGTGCTGATTTCCGCTCCGCCCTCATAA
- a CDS encoding sensor histidine kinase, protein MNIEPLEGGGFVAGFRDRAEAVALADELTHARGFVDVLRAQSHEYQNRLHVISGLLQLGRHEEALRVLNAEIQADAEFRQLLRDVQVPRLVALLAGKRERAQELNIHFVIAEGSHLSPLWERHADTLVSAVGNLTQNAFEALGGQPGEVTVLIGEDPEGMQIEVEDSGPGVSPDITERLFTQGATTKGEGHGYGLAGVGARIHALGGTIRHTRRAGRTVFEVSLPAPAAGPPGGQA, encoded by the coding sequence GTGAACATCGAACCGCTGGAGGGCGGCGGGTTCGTGGCGGGCTTCCGTGACCGGGCCGAGGCAGTGGCGCTGGCCGACGAATTGACGCACGCCCGGGGGTTCGTGGACGTGCTGCGGGCGCAGTCTCACGAGTACCAGAACCGCCTGCACGTCATCTCGGGACTGTTGCAACTGGGCCGCCACGAGGAGGCCCTGCGCGTCCTGAACGCCGAAATCCAGGCGGACGCCGAGTTCCGGCAGTTGCTGCGGGACGTGCAGGTGCCGCGGCTGGTGGCCCTGCTGGCCGGCAAGCGCGAGCGGGCGCAGGAGTTGAACATCCACTTCGTGATCGCCGAGGGCAGCCACCTGTCGCCCCTGTGGGAACGCCACGCGGACACCCTGGTCAGCGCCGTGGGCAACCTGACGCAGAATGCGTTCGAGGCCCTCGGCGGTCAACCGGGCGAGGTGACGGTGCTGATCGGTGAAGACCCGGAAGGCATGCAGATCGAGGTCGAGGACAGCGGCCCCGGCGTCAGCCCGGACATCACCGAACGGCTGTTCACGCAGGGGGCCACCACTAAAGGTGAAGGGCACGGCTACGGTCTGGCCGGGGTCGGCGCACGCATTCACGCGCTGGGCGGCACCATTCGCCATACGCGCCGCGCCGGGCGCACCGTGTTCGAGGTGAGTCTGCCCGCGCCAGCCGCCGGCCCGCCAGGAGGTCAAGCATGA
- a CDS encoding response regulator yields MNPQNLQSVRVLLVEDDLRVARVNRDLLERDPDVHVVGSASTCQQGDALALALKPDLILLDVHLPDGSGLGLLRHWRTNGMTNDVALITAADDEPSIRLALAQGAFDYLIKPFTAARLSELLARHRARRAAANTRQSEARLDQASLDRLLGVTPAPTELLPRGIDPHTLERVVAALTEAGAALSAEEVGERVGLSRVTAWRYLEHLVRTGLAVLEHQYGQAGRPAKLYRATGAEAQPPLADAPEV; encoded by the coding sequence ATGAACCCACAGAACCTTCAAAGTGTGCGTGTCCTGCTGGTCGAGGACGACCTGCGGGTGGCCCGCGTCAACCGCGACCTGCTGGAACGTGACCCGGATGTTCACGTGGTGGGCAGCGCCAGCACCTGCCAGCAGGGGGACGCGCTGGCGCTGGCGCTGAAGCCCGACCTGATCCTGCTGGACGTGCATCTGCCCGACGGTAGCGGCCTGGGACTGCTGCGGCACTGGCGCACCAACGGCATGACCAACGACGTGGCCCTGATCACTGCCGCCGACGATGAACCCAGCATTCGCCTGGCGCTGGCGCAGGGGGCTTTCGATTACCTGATTAAACCCTTTACCGCCGCGAGGCTCTCGGAGTTGCTGGCCCGGCACCGCGCCCGCCGCGCCGCCGCGAACACCCGCCAGAGCGAAGCCAGACTCGATCAGGCCAGCCTGGATCGCCTGCTGGGCGTGACGCCCGCGCCCACCGAACTCCTGCCACGCGGCATCGACCCGCACACGCTGGAACGGGTGGTCGCCGCCCTGACGGAAGCGGGCGCGGCCCTGAGCGCCGAGGAAGTGGGTGAACGTGTGGGTCTCTCGCGCGTGACCGCCTGGCGTTACCTGGAGCACCTCGTCCGCACCGGCCTGGCCGTGCTGGAGCACCAGTATGGTCAGGCCGGCAGACCCGCGAAACTGTACCGGGCAACCGGCGCAGAGGCCCAGCCGCCGCTGGCTGATGCCCCAGAGGTATGA
- a CDS encoding P1 family peptidase: protein MNNSTLTAVPGFRVGHWTDPVGLTGCTVILCPPEGAVASGSFLGPSPGTREGVLLSPEKKVERVHALLLTGGSAFGLGAAQGVVKVLEERGIGHETPWARVPIVPAAVIYDLGVGDARARPDAAAGEHAARTASDDPVRRGRIGAGTGATAGKYAGGGVPGGLGSVFLERHGVSVGAVAVVNAIGDVLDERGRVLAGSGTVAQVAGLGTPNFTPGDVESTTLVAVVTEHALSKADCRRFADAAQCALARVIHPSHTFWDGDSAFMLSSAVKPAADPLLLGALVQEAVCAAVRDAVRMADPGRQEHPQ, encoded by the coding sequence ATGAACAATTCGACGCTGACGGCGGTGCCGGGTTTCCGGGTGGGTCACTGGACAGATCCGGTGGGGTTGACGGGCTGTACGGTGATCCTGTGCCCGCCGGAGGGTGCGGTGGCGTCCGGGTCGTTCCTGGGGCCGAGCCCGGGCACGCGTGAGGGCGTGCTGCTGTCCCCGGAGAAGAAGGTGGAGCGCGTTCACGCCCTGCTGCTGACGGGCGGCAGCGCCTTCGGGCTGGGCGCGGCGCAGGGGGTGGTGAAGGTGCTGGAAGAGCGCGGCATCGGTCACGAGACACCGTGGGCGCGGGTGCCCATCGTGCCGGCGGCGGTCATTTACGACCTGGGCGTGGGTGACGCGCGGGCCAGACCGGACGCGGCGGCGGGGGAACACGCGGCCCGCACGGCGTCGGACGACCCGGTGCGGCGTGGGCGAATCGGCGCGGGAACGGGCGCGACCGCCGGGAAGTACGCGGGGGGAGGCGTGCCCGGCGGCCTGGGCAGCGTTTTTCTGGAACGCCACGGCGTCAGTGTGGGCGCAGTTGCGGTGGTGAACGCTATTGGCGATGTGCTGGACGAGCGGGGCCGCGTGCTGGCCGGTTCCGGCACGGTTGCTCAGGTGGCTGGCCTCGGCACGCCGAATTTCACGCCCGGGGACGTGGAAAGCACCACCCTGGTGGCGGTCGTGACCGAGCATGCCCTCTCGAAAGCTGATTGCCGCCGCTTCGCAGACGCCGCGCAGTGCGCCCTGGCCCGCGTCATTCACCCCAGCCACACCTTCTGGGACGGGGACAGCGCCTTTATGCTCAGCAGCGCCGTGAAACCTGCCGCAGACCCCCTGCTGCTGGGCGCATTGGTGCAGGAGGCGGTGTGCGCGGCGGTACGAGACGCGGTGAGGATGGCCGACCCTGGCCGCCAAGAGCATCCGCAGTGA
- the recF gene encoding DNA replication/repair protein RecF (All proteins in this family for which functions are known are DNA-binding proteins that assist the filamentation of RecA onto DNA for the initiation of recombination or recombinational repair.) — MSPVLLSALSTLNYRNLAPGTLEFPEGVTGIYGENGAGKTNLLEAAYLALTGQTDVSRLEQLVQLGEKEAYVRADLQQGGSLSIQEVGLGRGRRQMKVDGIRSRTGDLPRGSAVWIRPEDSELVFGPPAGRRTYLDSLLSRLSARYGQQLSRYERTVSQRNAALRAGENWAMHVWDEALVKLGTDIMLFRRRALSRLDELAREANTALGSRKPLVLTLSESTAPETYAADLAGRRAEELARGSTVTGPHRDDLLLTLGDFPASDFASRGEGRTVALALRRAELELLAEKFGEKPVLLVDDFTAELDPNRRQYLLHLAASVPQAIVTGTEHAPGAALTLRASAGRFTQIEPQEVQA, encoded by the coding sequence ATCTCCCCTGTGCTGCTGTCGGCCCTGTCTACTCTGAATTACCGGAACCTCGCGCCGGGAACCCTGGAATTCCCGGAGGGCGTCACCGGCATTTACGGCGAGAACGGCGCGGGGAAAACCAACCTGCTGGAGGCCGCCTACCTGGCCCTCACCGGGCAAACCGACGTTTCGCGGCTGGAACAACTGGTGCAACTGGGCGAAAAGGAAGCGTACGTACGGGCGGATTTGCAGCAGGGCGGCAGCCTCAGCATTCAGGAGGTCGGGCTGGGGCGTGGGCGGCGCCAGATGAAGGTGGACGGCATTCGCAGCCGCACCGGCGATCTGCCGCGGGGCAGCGCGGTGTGGATTCGCCCGGAGGACAGCGAACTGGTGTTCGGCCCCCCCGCCGGGCGGCGGACGTACCTGGATTCGCTGCTCTCGCGCCTGAGTGCGCGCTACGGGCAGCAGCTCTCCCGCTACGAGCGCACGGTGTCGCAGCGCAACGCGGCCCTGCGGGCCGGCGAGAACTGGGCCATGCACGTCTGGGACGAGGCGCTGGTAAAACTGGGCACCGACATCATGCTGTTTCGCCGCCGCGCGCTGTCGCGCCTGGACGAACTGGCGCGCGAGGCGAACACTGCCCTGGGCAGCCGCAAACCGCTGGTCTTGACCCTCAGCGAGTCCACCGCCCCCGAAACCTACGCCGCTGACCTGGCCGGACGCCGCGCCGAGGAGTTGGCGCGCGGCTCCACCGTGACCGGCCCGCACCGCGACGACCTGCTCCTGACGCTGGGCGACTTTCCCGCCAGCGACTTCGCCAGCCGGGGTGAAGGCCGCACCGTGGCCCTGGCGCTGCGGCGCGCCGAACTGGAACTGCTGGCCGAGAAATTCGGCGAGAAACCCGTGCTGCTCGTCGACGATTTCACGGCGGAACTCGACCCGAACCGCCGCCAGTACCTGCTCCACCTGGCAGCCAGCGTCCCCCAGGCAATTGTGACCGGCACCGAACACGCCCCCGGCGCGGCGCTGACGCTGCGGGCCAGTGCCGGGCGGTTCACGCAGATTGAACCGCAGGAAGTCCAGGCATGA
- a CDS encoding DciA family protein produces the protein MTRRRAGGPLDMSKLMGATLGTARLARGVEKARAILLWPHAVGPEIARLTRPRSQQGGTLFVEVRDSAAAHHLTMQRHHFIRRLNELMNDRNVTEIRFSVGTVRPPPDAPRAAPLPAPDRARARKLVQDVQDPELKQVALRAAEAITRARKWREEQGWRPCPVCGEPSQEQPCRACALTLEDPNVKRAARKIVREPERLGELEGTLGDSGQNAAKFLALEQLKDQLDLLAVECVRGGGAAEYVDFLRIQARVYLCLHLEKPIASLRKADLQHLPEKPRQVLTAGRGENG, from the coding sequence GTGACCCGGCGGCGCGCGGGCGGCCCGCTGGACATGAGCAAGCTGATGGGCGCGACCCTGGGAACGGCGCGGCTGGCGCGCGGGGTCGAGAAGGCGCGGGCCATTCTGCTGTGGCCGCACGCGGTGGGGCCGGAGATCGCCAGGCTCACCAGACCGCGTTCCCAGCAGGGGGGCACCCTGTTCGTGGAGGTGCGCGACAGCGCGGCGGCCCACCACCTGACCATGCAGCGCCATCACTTCATCAGGCGCCTGAACGAACTGATGAATGACCGTAATGTCACGGAAATTCGCTTCAGTGTGGGCACGGTCAGGCCCCCGCCGGACGCGCCGCGCGCTGCGCCGCTGCCGGCCCCGGACCGGGCGCGGGCGCGCAAACTGGTGCAGGACGTGCAAGACCCCGAACTCAAGCAGGTGGCCTTGCGGGCCGCCGAGGCCATTACCCGCGCCCGCAAATGGCGCGAGGAACAGGGCTGGCGGCCCTGCCCGGTGTGCGGCGAACCCAGCCAGGAGCAACCCTGCCGGGCGTGTGCCCTGACGCTGGAAGACCCGAACGTGAAACGCGCCGCCCGGAAAATCGTGCGCGAACCCGAACGCCTGGGCGAACTGGAAGGGACGCTGGGGGACAGCGGCCAGAACGCCGCGAAGTTCCTGGCGCTGGAGCAGCTGAAAGACCAGCTCGACCTGCTGGCCGTCGAGTGCGTGCGCGGCGGCGGCGCGGCGGAGTACGTGGATTTCCTGCGAATTCAGGCGCGGGTTTATCTGTGCCTGCACCTGGAGAAACCCATCGCGTCACTCCGAAAAGCCGACCTTCAGCACCTGCCCGAAAAACCCCGGCAGGTGCTCACGGCGGGGCGCGGCGAAAACGGGTAA